One region of Trichosurus vulpecula isolate mTriVul1 chromosome 1, mTriVul1.pri, whole genome shotgun sequence genomic DNA includes:
- the RPL37 gene encoding 60S ribosomal protein L37 yields the protein MTKGTSSFGKRRNKTHTLCRRCGSKAYHLQKSTCGKCGYPAKRKRKYNWSAKAKRRNTTGTGRMRHLKIVYRRFRNGFREGTTPKPKRAAVAASSSS from the exons ATG ACGAAGGGGACGTCTTCGTTTGGTAAGCGCCGGAATAAGACGCACACTTTGTGCCGTCGTTGTGGTTCTAAGGCATACCATCTTCAGAAGTCAACATGTGGCAAATGTGGATATCCTGCTAAACGCAAGAGAAAGT ATAATTGGAGTGCAAAAGCTAAGCGACGCAACACCACTGGTACTGGTCGGATGAGGCACCTAAAAATTGTCTATCGCCGATTCAG GAATGGATTCCGTGAAGGAACAACACCCAAACCCAAGAGAGCAGCTGTTGCAGCATCTAGTTCATCTTAA